Proteins from a single region of Bogoriella caseilytica:
- a CDS encoding MFS transporter, with protein MTSSSSIGAVTSAAPVIDDPRRRRAILWAVCIALMAVVASVSGLNVAQPQLAMTFDASQGQILWIINAYTLTLAALLLPLGAMGDRLGRKPVFVGGLIVFVLANIAAAVAPSVEIMLAVRILSGVGAAMIMPVTLSVITSSFPDKARSQAIGMWAAVAGGGGILGMFLSALLVDIATWRWLFALPIVLTAAALLMGALVIPNSREKGVARFDLLGALTSIIAAVGFTFALHEAPALGWTDPLVLSTVGLAVLATAVFIAWELRTPRPLLDIRQFRTRGLSSGTTLLLVLFGILGGISLVLYPYFQVILGWSGLLATLAMMPMMLLMMFASGLAPRLVRRIGARAGMVAGLAIATGGLALVAVLVSPDGGYLRVLPGLMVMGLGAGLAMPPSTEAITSSLPREQQGVASALNDLTRELGAALGIALLGGLLVAGYQSALAGRLTEVPEELAAIASEGIVNATAISEAAGPHSEQILTAAKEAFIAGWQQAMWVGVAVMAALACFVLFRGPKSGSVQLMVSEDVHGGLASSRETHRTA; from the coding sequence ATGACCTCATCCTCATCGATCGGCGCGGTCACCTCCGCAGCGCCGGTCATCGACGATCCTCGCCGTCGGCGTGCGATCCTCTGGGCCGTCTGCATCGCCCTGATGGCAGTCGTCGCCTCCGTCTCCGGGCTGAACGTGGCTCAGCCGCAACTGGCGATGACCTTCGACGCCTCACAGGGGCAGATCCTCTGGATCATCAACGCCTACACGCTCACCCTTGCCGCGCTCCTCTTGCCCCTGGGTGCGATGGGCGACCGACTGGGGCGCAAGCCGGTCTTCGTCGGCGGTCTGATCGTCTTCGTGCTCGCGAACATCGCGGCCGCGGTGGCCCCATCGGTGGAGATCATGCTCGCGGTGCGGATTCTCAGCGGCGTGGGCGCGGCGATGATCATGCCGGTGACCCTGTCGGTCATCACGTCCTCCTTCCCCGACAAGGCCCGCTCCCAAGCGATCGGCATGTGGGCCGCAGTGGCAGGCGGTGGCGGAATCCTGGGCATGTTCCTCTCAGCTCTCCTCGTCGACATCGCCACGTGGCGATGGTTGTTCGCCCTGCCGATCGTGCTGACCGCAGCTGCACTGCTGATGGGCGCCCTGGTGATCCCGAACTCGCGGGAGAAGGGGGTGGCCCGGTTCGACCTGCTGGGTGCGCTCACCTCGATCATCGCCGCGGTGGGCTTCACCTTCGCCCTCCATGAGGCACCCGCCCTCGGTTGGACCGATCCCCTCGTGCTCTCCACCGTGGGCCTCGCCGTTCTCGCCACCGCCGTGTTCATTGCCTGGGAGCTGCGCACTCCGCGGCCGCTGCTGGACATCCGGCAGTTCCGCACGCGAGGGCTCTCTTCCGGCACCACGCTCCTGCTGGTGCTGTTCGGCATCCTGGGCGGGATCTCTCTGGTGCTGTACCCCTACTTCCAGGTCATCCTCGGCTGGAGCGGACTGCTCGCCACGCTCGCGATGATGCCCATGATGCTGCTGATGATGTTCGCCTCCGGGCTCGCTCCCCGGCTGGTCCGGCGGATCGGTGCCCGCGCAGGCATGGTGGCCGGCCTCGCCATCGCCACCGGTGGTCTGGCGCTCGTCGCCGTGCTGGTCTCGCCCGACGGCGGGTACCTACGCGTGCTTCCGGGACTGATGGTCATGGGTCTGGGGGCCGGCCTGGCCATGCCCCCGTCCACCGAGGCGATCACCTCCTCGCTGCCGCGGGAGCAGCAGGGGGTCGCCTCGGCGCTGAACGACCTCACCCGTGAGCTCGGCGCCGCGCTCGGGATCGCGCTGCTGGGCGGGCTGCTCGTTGCGGGCTACCAGAGCGCGCTGGCCGGACGTCTCACCGAGGTTCCGGAGGAGCTGGCAGCCATCGCCAGTGAAGGCATCGTCAACGCCACCGCCATCAGCGAGGCTGCCGGCCCTCACTCCGAACAGATCCTCACCGCAGCGAAGGAGGCGTTCATCGCCGGATGGCAGCAGGCCATGTGGGTCGGCGTGGCCGTGATGGCCGCCCTGGCCTGCTTCGTCCTCTTCCGCGGGCCCAAGAGTGGTTCCGTGCAGTTGATGGTCAGCGAGGACGTCCACGGCGGTCTGGCATCGAGCCGTGAAACTCACCGGACGGCGTGA